Below is a window of Streptomyces genisteinicus DNA.
CGTCGGGGATGTCCGCGTCCGCCAGCGCCCGGGCACCGTGCTCCGCCAGCAGGCGGGCGGCCAGGTGCTCGGCCCGGTAGACGTCCGTGTTCTCGGACGGAAGCGTCTGCTCCCAGAAGGGACGGGTGGCGGCGAAACCGGCGTCGGCGCCGTCCGTGACCGGCGCACGGTAGTCCGTGCCGGTCAGGGCGAAGGCCAGCCCGTCCCCCTGCGGCACCAGCGTCAGCTCGAACGGCTGCGTGTTGACGGTGAAGCGGTGCCGCCCGAGGCGGATCACCGAACCGCCCTCCGCGTACAGGTCGGTGCGGTCCCGCAGCGCGCGGGCCGCCTCCTGGCGAGCGGCCTTCAGCCGCCCCTCCAGCTCCTCCGCCCGTCCGTCGTCGCCCAGTTCGCGCAGCTCGTCCGCGGTGCGCCGTACCTTCGCGGCCATCGGGTCGGACGCGAACCAGGTGTGGATCTCCTCCGCGCTGCCCAGCGTGGACAGCCGGCGCGTGATCGTGTCCAGGACACGCAGTGCCGACTCCGCGAGCCGCTCCGCCCGGCGGGCCCGCGCGTCCTGCAGGGTCTGGCGGCGGGCGGCGAACGCCTCGTACACCTCGGTCCGCTTCGCACCCAGTTCGGCGAGGAAGGCGTCGGACTCGGCGAACCGGGACTCCAGGTTCTCCAGGCGCAGCAGCAGCGCCGACAGCTGGGTGTCGCACGTCTCGGGATCCGCCGACGCGGCGAGCGCCCCGGTCACCGCCTGCCCCAGCAGCGCGGTCTCCGCCGCGAACTCGGCACGGCCCTCGCGTCCCAGCAGCTCGCGCCGCCGCGCGTCGAGCACGGCGCGGGCGCGGTTCACCCCGCCCAGCACCTCGGCGATCCGCTCCAGGATGCCCGTCCGCACCACCGCGTCGCCGAACTCCAGCCCGGTGACGACCTCGGTGACCGTGCGCAGCCCCTCGTCGACCGTGTCCAGACGGCCGCCGACCGGGGCGGTCTCCGCCACCGTGGTGACGGACTCAGCCTCGGCCGTCAGAGCCTCGATCTCCCGGCGGTGTCCGGCGAAGGCGTCCTCGCGCCGCAGAAAGCCCATGGCACGGGTGGCGAAGGAGGCGATGTCCTCCTCCGTCCGCTCCGCGAGCGCGTCGATGCGTGCGGTGTCCGCGTAGCGCATCTCCCCGAGGGTGAGCAGCTCACCCCGGGCGCGCCGCAGGGCGGTCAGCCCGTCGACCCAGCCGCCCGCCGTGCGCGGCGCCTCCCCCCGCAGCCTGCGCACCAGGGTGGCGATCCGGCCCGCGGCATCCTCCAGGGCCTCGGCGGCACGGCCGGTGAGGGCGCGGACCGTCTCGAACTCGGAGACGACCTGCCGTGCCGTGTCCCCGATCGCGTCGAGCGGCGTGCGCAGGTCGCCGGCGTCGGCGTCGCCCAGCCAGTGGTGGCCGTCCGCGGTGCGGGCGCAGGCGGCGAGCAGTGCTTCGAAGACCGCGGTCGAGGGCTCGGTGTCCGTGACGGCGCCGACCAGCGACAGGCAGTCCGAGATGCCGCGGACGAGCTCGGCGTTGCCGATCCGTGCCAGCGGTCCGCGGCCGGCCGGGCGTTGTGCCGCCCAGGTGTCGGTGACGAACGGGGAGTCCCACCGCTGCACGGGGTGGACCCGTCCCGGTCCGTCGTCCCGAGACCGCAGGACGAGGAGAGTCCCGTCGTCGAAGAGCGCGTGGCCGTTGCCGGTCAGCGGTGCCGCCACCGCGGTGCGGATCAGGTTGTACGGCAGCAGCAGACTGCTGCCGCCGGTGCGCGAGCGGAAGGCGAAGAGGACGTCCTCGCCGTTCGGGGAGCGGACCGTGCGCTCGTACGCGAGGGAGCCGAGGAGGCGCTCGTCGATGTCGAACGTCCGCACCGCTCCGGTCGAGGCGAGGGCGTAGCCGCCCGGGAACACGATGCCCTGGTCGTCCGGAAGCCGCAGGCATGCCTGCCCGATCCCGTCGAGCCGGGTGACGGTGCCGGTGACGGCGGAGTGGACGAGGTGGCGGTGCGCCTCCTCCTTGTAGGGACGGACGCGCAGCAGGAGGAGCGAGCCCAGCCGGGCGTACTCGACCTCGGCGTCGGCGAGGGACTGGAGCGCTTCGGCGACCGGCTCCGACCAGATGCCGTCGCCGGTCTCCGTGTCGTTCACGGTCTTCACGGTGAGCGAGCCGCCGACAGTGGAGACGAAGACGTCCCCGCCGACGGAGACGTGGGGATGGCGCCCCTGCACGTGGTCGTCGCGCGTCGTGGCGGTCCACTCGACGTCGTGCGACGGAGGAAGCACGTGGTCGCGGTCGCCCCGGGCGTCGAGGAACCGGGCCCGGACGGCTCCGGCGCCGTCCGTCTCCACGGCCCACCTCAGCACCCGGATGTCGGCCGCGCGGTCACCGCCGCGGTCCTCGGGCCGTGCGGTGCCGCCCGCCCGGAACACCGCCAGCAGCCTGCCGTCCACCAGGCGCAGCCGCAGCAGCCGCGCGTCGCGGTAGTAGCGGTGCAGCGCCTCGAACTCGTGCAGGAAGCCGGGGTCGTCGAGCAGACCGGGGACCGCGTCGCCGGGGAGCCGGTTCAGGTCCGTGTCGTGCAGGGCGAGGACGTCGGAGACGTCCGAGACCTGGCGTGCCGCGGCTGCGGACGCGTCGTAGCCGAAGAGCAGCTTGTCGCCGACGGCGACGATGTCGCAGGCGGTGGCGGCGTGTTCGGTGCGGAGGTCCTCCGTCCCCGCGAGCCGCAGCTCCATCGACCCGAACGTCTCGATCCGGCGCGCGTTCAGCGCCTCGGCACGCCGCCGCAGTTCGGCGGCCTTCGCCACCAGGCGGTCCCGGAGCACCTCGTACGCTCCGGACTCGGCCGCTCCGGGCTGCTCCGCCCCTGTCGCGGGGCCGGCGCTCGTCGCGGTGGTGGAGGCGCCCTGGCCGGCGGCGCCGCCCGCGCCCGCCGGCGCGGGCCCGTCCGACGGGATGCCGCCCCGGGACGCCGTGACCGCGGGCCCTTCGGGCACGGCGGACGGCGCGGTGGCGCGCTCCGGTGCGGCCTGCGCGGGCGCGGCCCCGTTCTGGTCGGGCCGGCGGGTGAGGGGCGTGGTCATGTGAGTGTGCTCGCCTTCCTGTTCCTGCGAAGGGTGGTGCGGTGGCGGCCGCCCGCCGCGACGGTGCGGCCACCGCCGGGCCGCCCGGTGACGGCCCGCACCCGGCGGGCGGGCGGCCGGGTGCGGTGCCGTGGGGTGACCCCGGCCGACCTGGACGTTCTCCGTGAGGCTCCGTCAGCTCGTGGCCTGCGCTGTCCGTGCCGTGGCGTGCCGTGGAGCGTCGCGAAAGCCGTGCTCTGCCTGCCGTGCCGTGCCTGTCGTGATCTGCCTGCTGTGCTGTGACGCCGCGCCGCTGTGACGCCGCGCCGCTCCGTTGCCCGGTCCGCGGAATCAGCGGCATGACCTGTGGGGACCTGGCCGGCGTTCACCGCCCGGCCGGCCCCCGCGGGACCGTGTCCGGCGTCCGGTGCCGCCCACCCCCGTGGGGCGGCACCGGACGGACCGTGGGGCGCGCCGTCAGACGGCCGGCGTGCCGTTCAGGGGCGTATGCGCGACGGACGGTGCGCTCGCGGACACGGGTGCGCGCTCGTCGGCGGGCGCGTTCGCGGACAGGGCACCGATCGTCAGGTCGGACAGACCGAGGCGCTCGACCTCCCGCAGGAGCCCGCTCATGTCCCCGCCCCCGGCGCCGCCCGACCGCATCAGCCGCATCAGCAGGGCGGAGACGGTCAGGTTCTGCACGTCGTTCGTCGACACCGAGCCGAGGATCGTGGTCAGGTCGTCCGTGAAGCGGCCCGAACCGTCCAGCCACGGCTTGGCGAGGGTCTGCGCGGTCTGTGAGTTCTCCACGAAGGAGTCCACGCCCTTGCCCAGCGAGACCGCCGACATGAGCCGGTCGAGGAAGACGGACTCGCCGCCGACGATGCTGATGTCGGCGCTCTCCAGTCCCGTCGCGAGCACCGTGGCCTGCGCCTCGGCGACCTGGCGCTGGACATCGAGCCCGGCGAGCCGGATGTCCTTCTCCGCCTCCAGCCGGAGCCGGTACTCCTCGTGGCCCCGGGACGCCTCGTCGAGCGCGGCCATGGCGGCCGCCTTCTCCGTGAGACCCGCCGCCTCCGCGCGCAGCTTCTCGCCGATCGCCGCGGCGTTCGCCGCGCCCTTGGCCCGTACTCCCTCGGCCTCGGCGAGCAGCCGCGCCTGGGCTGCCTCCGCCTCCGCGCGGCCGGCCTTCTCGATCGCGTCGGCCTCCTTCTCCCGCACCTGCACGGCGGCGAGTCCCTCCGCCGCGGCCTCCGCCTGGACGCCCTCCGCCAGCCGCAGCTTCGCGCGGGCGTCGAGGTCCGCGGCCTTCACCCGGGCCTCGGCCAGAGTGACCTCCTCGGCCGCCCGGTGGACGGCTGCCTGCTCTGCGGCCTCCGCCGCCTTGATGTCCTTGACCAGCTTCTCCTGGGCCTCGGCCTCGGCCGCGATGACGACGGCCTGACGCTCCCGCTCGGCCTCCTCCACGGCGCGCAGCCGCTTGATGGACTCCTCCTGCTCGGCGACCGTACGGTCCACCGCCACCCGCTCGCGGACGACCTCGGCGATCTCCCTGCGCTCCGCCTCGACCTCCTTGTCCGCCGCGATCCTGGTGAGGGCGGTCTCCCGCTCGCGGGCGATGACCTCCAGCATCCGGTCCTTCTCGATGCGCTCGTTCTCGACGGCGATGACCCGCTCACGGTTCTTCTCCGCGACGGCCACCTCGCGGGCCTGGTTCTCGCGCTGGATGCCCAACTGCTCCTCGGTGCGCAGGAAGGCGCTCTGCGCGCGCAGTCGCTCCTCCTCCATGACGCGGGCCGTCTCGGCCTCCTCGCGGGCGCGCACGGTGTCGATCTCGCGGCGCTGCTTGATCTCGGCGTCGGCCTGCCGGCGCTCCAGCTCCAGGATCGCCTCGCGGGCGTCCACGTTCTGCCGGGTGATCTCCTTCTCCTCCGTGCGCTGGAACTCGTTGGTGCGCACGTGCTCCACGGCCGTCAGCTCGGTGATCTTGCGGATGCCCTGCGCGTCGAGGACATTGGACGGGTCGAGCTGGGCGAGCGGGGTCTGCTCCAGGTAGTCGATCGCCGCGTCCTCGAGGCTGTAGCCGTTGAGGTCGGTGCCGATGAGCTGGATGATCCGGTCCCGCAGCTCGTCGCGCTTGGTGTAGAGATCGGTGAAGTCCATCTGCTTGCCGACGGTCTTCAGCGCCTCGGAGAACTTGGCGTTGAAGAGTTCCTGCAGGGTCTCCTTGTCGCTGGCCCGAGCGGTGCCGATGGCCTGGGCGACCTTGATGACGTCCTCCACCGTCTTGTTGACGCGCACGAAGAACGAGATGCGGATGTCGGCCCGGATGTTGTCGCGGCAGATGAGGCCGTCCCGCCCGGTGCGGGTGATGTCGATGGTCTTCACCGAGATGTCCATGATCTCGGCCTTGTGCAGCACCGGCAGGACGACCTGTCCGGTGAAGGTGACGTCGACCGTGCGCATCTTGGAGACGATCAGCGCCTTGCCCTGCTCGACCTTGCGGAACAGGCGGGTGACGACGAGCAGCAGGCAGACGGTGACGAGCAGTACGACGGCGATGAGCACGCCTATGCCCATGGTGATGGCGTCCATGAAAGTCCTCGGAATCCTCGTGCGAGAGGTGGAGCGGGGCGCGGCGGAGCGAGGGCTCCGGGTCACCCCTGGTACACGGGGCGGCCGTGCCCCGGCGAGCCGCCGCCGAGAAGCTGTGGCAGGCGGGCCGGCCCGTGGTGACGGTTACGGGTCTGCGTTCCCGGACCGGTCGTCGGTGCGGACCGCCGGTGTCAGGCGGCGGCGGGACGTCCGATGCCGGGGAGTTCGCCGTACGGCGAGAACGGCGCGACCCAGAAGAACTCGCCGTCCTCGTCGTAGGCGTACAGAAGTCCCGTGGCGCCGAGGGCGAGTGCGGTCTCGTCCTCGTGGTCCATCTGCCGTACCTGTACGACGGCGGTGGAGCCGTCCCGGGCAGTGACCTCGGCCTGACCGAAGCGTCCGTCCACCCGACCGGTGCGAATGGTGCAGGTCTGGCCGACGAAGTCGTGCCGGGACGGCCCGGGTTCGTCGGGGAGGAGCTTGGCCAGTACGCGGACCAGCCGTTTGGTGGCCGTCCAGGAGACGAGGCCCGCCGTCAGGAGCACCGCGCAGGCCACGGCCGCGTAGGGCGCTCCGGTGAGTCCGGAGCGGCGCAGCGGCAGCGAGCCCGCGAGGCTCGTGAACCAGGCGATCGCGACGAGCAGCGACACGGTCACGGTGATCGGCACGCCGCCGAGTCCCGCGGAACCGGCGCCCGCCGCCTCGGCGTCGGAGTCGAACATGTCGTGCCCGGCGGCCCCGAAGAGCACGAGCAGCCAGAAGGCGACGACCACGACGAGGGCCGCGCTGAACAACGCGGCCGGAAAGACGACCACAGCCGACAGGAATTCGTTCATGGATCCGCCCCCGTTCCGACCTTGCCGGTTCATCACAGCGGGGCGTCCCCGCACCCTGCCGCCCGCTCATGGTGTCAGGCACGACGACTTGCTCGCATTGCCGGAATCCGGCAGTCTTAACGCGTTCTTGATGCCGGGTCGGCCGGCGCGGGGAGCGCCGGGGCGGAGACCCTTCCGTCCGTCCGCCGCCCTGCCCCGCGGACCGTCCGTCCGCGGGGGACCGTGACGGAGACGGCCGGAGCGGTGTTCGAAGGGGGAGCGGCACGATGGTGGCGCGGGAGTTGCCGGACACGTATCTCGAGGGTTTCGCGGAGATCCTCGCCGAGGTCGGCAGGACCGGCAGACGCCTGACACGCGACGAGGTGGACGGCCGCCGCGCACTCGGCGAACAGGCGGCGTCGTCGGGGCACGGGCTGCGGTCCCTGGTCATCAGCCATCTTGCGGCGACGCGGGTCGGCTGGCCGGTCACCACCGCGCCGGACCGGGTCCTGGCCGCGGTCGAGCAGGCCGTGGACGCCTTCGCCGAGGGATACGAACGCGCCCAGCGTCTCGCCGTGCGCAAGGAGGAGGCGGCGCGCCGGGAGTTCATCGACGATCTCCTGCACGGGCGCTCGGACCCGGGGCGCATCGTCCAGCGGGCCGAGCGCTTCGGGCTGCGGCTCGCACACGCGCACGCGGTCGGCGTCGCCGAGGGCGTGGAACCGTACGACGACACCCACCCGGTCACCAGGACGGTCGAGGCGGCGCTCTTCGCCCGGTTCGGAGACCGGCGGCTGCTGCTCACGACCAAGGACGACCGGATCATCTGCGTGGTGCCCGGCGACCAGGACGAGGTCGTGAAGTACTTCGCCAAGCAGGCGTACGCGGCGACGGGAGGGCAGGCCGCGATCGGGCGCCCGCACTCGGGCGCGGGAGGGGTGGTCCGCTCCTACGAGGAGGCCCTGAACGCGCTCGACCTCGCCAAGCGCGTCGGACTCGACGAGCCCGTGCTCTTCGCCGCCGACCTGCTCGTCTACCCCGTGCTCGCACGGGACCGGGAGGCCATGGCTGACCTGGTGCGCAACGCGCTCGGGCCGCTGCGCGAGGCGCGGGGCGGGGCGGAGCCCTTGCTGGAGACGCTGCACGCGTACTTCGACGCGGGGTGCGTCTCGGCCCAGGCGGCCCGGCGGCTCAACCTGAGTGTGCGCGCGCTGACGTACCGCCTCGACCGCATCCACCGGCTGACCGGCACCGACCCGGCGAACCCCCAGCACCGGTTCACCCTGCAGACGGCGGCCGTGGGGGCACGGCTCCTGGACTGGCCGGCCAAGGAGCTGTGACCTGCCGGTGCGGACGCCCTCCGACGAGGCGTCCGTACCGGCCGGACAGATCGTGCAGGGGCTGGGTCAGATGTTGACGCCGAAGTCCTGCGCGATGCCGCGCAGGCCGGAGGCGTAACCCTGGCCGACGGCGCGGAACTTCCACTCGGCGCCGTTGCGGTAGAGCTCGCCGAAGACCATCGCGGTCTCCGTGGAGGCGTCCTCGCTCAGGTCGTAGCGGGCCAGCTCGTTGTTGTCGGCCTGGTTGACGACGCGGATGAACGCGTTGCGCACCTGGCCGAAGGACTGGCCGCGGCTCTCGCCCTCGTGGATCGAGACCGGGAAGACGATCTTGTCGACCTCGGGGGCGACGCCCGCGAGGTTGACCTTGATCTGCTCGTCGTCGCCCTCGCCCTCACCGGTGAGGTTGTCACCGGTGTGCTCGACGGAGCCGTCGGGGCTCTTGAGGTTGTTGAAGAAGACGAAGTGCCCGTCGCTGAGGACCTTGCCGCTCGCGTCGACCAGCAGCGCGCTCGCGTCGAGGTCGAAGTCCGTGCCGGTCGTCGTCCGTACGTCCCAGCCGAGACCCACGACGACCGCGGTCAGGCCCGGGGCCTCCTTGGTGAGCGAGACATTGCCGCCCTTGGAAAGGCTGACACCCATGGATATCCCTGCGCAATCCGGCGCGGGCCGCGCCTCTTGACGTTTTCTTTGCCCAACCGAGCCAACGAGCGGCCCGGCGGCCGGGTTCCCCTCCGGCGGAGAATTCCGCCCGATGGCCGGATACGCCCCGTGCGCGAGGTTCCCGTCCCCGGGCACACCCCGGAGGCCGCTGCACCCGACCGCCCCGCTCCGGTCAGAGCGTCACCGTCATCACCTCGGTCGCCTTGACGCCCGCCCACACCGGCACCCCGTCCGCCAGTCCCAGTTCCGCCGCGGCCTCGGGCGTGACCTCGGCGACCAGGTCCGGCACCTGCTCCGAGCCGACCAGGACCCGCAGCCGGCTGCCCGACGCGGTGACCTCGCGGACGACCCCCGGCCAGACGTTGCGCGGGCTGCCGCCCGGCCGTTCCCGGTGCAGTGACACCGCCTCCGGCGCGATGATCGCCAGCGCGGACGCGCCGACGGGCGGCGGCTCCGCAGCCACGAGCGCGCCTCCGCCCGCGAGATCGAGCCCGTGCGCCGTCGCGGTGCCCGCCCAGGCGTTGCGCCCCAGCATGCGCGCCACCCAGGGCGAGCGCGGATGGCGGGTGACCTCGGCCGGCGGTGCGTCCTGAACGGCCCGGCCCTCGTCGAGCACCAGCACCCGGTCCGCGAGCGAGACGGCCTCCACGGGATCGTGGGTCACGATCAGGCAGACTCCGCCGAACGTGACGAGGTGGGTGCGGAGTTCATGGCGGACCCGCGCCCGGGTGGTCTGGTCGAGCGCGGCGAGCGGCTCGTCGAGCAGGAGCAGCCGCGGCCGGGTGGCGAGCGCCCGCGCGAGCGCGACCCGGCCTGCCTGCCCGCCGGAGAGCTGCGACGGCCTGCGGCCCGCGAGGTGCCCCACTCCGAGCCGGTCCAGCCACCGCTGCGCGCTGCGGCGTGCTTCGGCCCGTGCCACGCCCTGCGCCCGCAGCCCGTACGCGGTGTTGGAAAGCGCCGTCAGATGGGGGAACAGCGCACCGTCCTGCGGCACCCAGGCGACCCCTCGCCGGTGCGGCGGCAGGGCGGACACGTCCTCCTCGCCGAGACGGAGCCGTGCGCGGGAACGCGTGGTGAGACCGAGCAGAGCGCGCAACAAGGTCGTCTTCCCGGCCCCGTTGGGGCCGACGACGGCGATGGTGGTGCCCGGTCCGGCCTCCAGAGCCAGCTCGTTGAAGCCGGTGAAGGCGGCCTCCAGCCCCCACCCGCCGTCCCGCGCGGCGGCGCGCTCCTCCGGCGCCCCCGCGGCGGTGGCCTCCCGCTCCGGCCCCGGCTCCGTGTCCGCCGGGGGCGTGCGGCCGGACGTCCGCTCCCGGGGCGTCCCGGTCCAGCGCCCCCGCAGCGCGACCAGCACCGCCATGGCGATCACGAGCAGCAGCAGCGACACCGACGTCGCCGCCTCCGGCCGCTCCTGGAGGAGCAGGAAGACCTGGAGGGGGAGCGTCTGCGTCGTCCCCGGCAGATTGCCGGCGAAGGTGATGGTCGCGCCGAACTCGCCGAGCGCCCGCGCCCACGTCAGGGCGGCCCCCGCGAGGAGGCCGGGCGCCACCATGGGCAGTGTCACGGTGAAGAAGACCCGCACCGGCGAGGCTCCCAGCGAGGCGGCCGTCTCCTCGTAGCGCGGCCGCAGTCCGCCCAGCGCGCCTTCCAGACTGATGACGAGGAACGGCATGGCGACGAACGTGGCCGCCAGCACCGCCCCCGAGGTGTGGAAGGGCAGCGTGACGCCGAACGTGTCCTCCAGCCAGGGCCCGAGCAGGCCCCGCCTGCCGAACGCGAGCAGCAGCGCCACCCCGCCGACCGTCGGCGGCAGCACCATCGGAAGAAGGACCAGCGACCGTACGACCGCCTTGCCGGGGAAGGGCACCCGGGCGAGCAGCCAGGCCAGCGGCACCCCGAGCACCAAGGACAGCCCGAGTGCCCAGAACGAGACCACCAGCGAGAGACGGAGCGCCTCGGTGGTCGCGGGATCGGTGAGATGGGCGCCCAGTTCGTCCCACTCGGTCCGGACGAGGACGCCGGCCAGCGGCAGCACCAGCAGTGCGACGGCGAGCAGGGCGGGGACCGCGAGCAGGAGCGGCGTCCGCGTCCGCCCGCCGGCGACGGGCCTGACCGCGGCACGGCGGAGCTTCATCGGACATCCCGTTCTCGCAGAGGTGCGGCCGCTGTCCGTCCCCCGGTCCGGTGCGGTGCCCGCCCGGGCTCCGCCGGGATGCCGTCAGGTCCGGTCGATGTGCACATTGGTCGACTTCACGCGCGCGGTCGCCTGCATCCCGACCTCCAGCCCGAGTTCCTCCACGGCCTCACGGGTCAGCAGGGAGACCAGGCGGTGCGGGCCCGCCTGGATCTCGACCTGGGCCGCCACGTCGCCGAGCTTCACGGCCGTGACGATGCCGGGGAACGCGTTCCGGGCGGTGGTGTAGGGCGCCTCGTCCTCGACGGCGCCGGACTGGCCGACCTCGATCGAGAAGGCCGCCAGGTCGCGGCCGTCGATCAGCCGTCGGCCGCCCTCGTCGCGATGGGTGGCGACCCGGCCGGCATCCGCCCAGCGGCGGGCCGTGTCGGGGCTGACGCCGAGCAGACGGGCCGCCTGCCCGATGGTGTAGGACTGCATATGCGTCAACATAGGCCGGTTCGGCTCTCACCTGCAAGGTTCCAGCCTGTGCCCCTGCCCTGTAGCCCAGGGCTCGGGGGCGCAGCCCACGCGCACCTGTCGCGCCGGCGCGCGCGTCCGGCTCCCGTGTGCCCTCAGCTCTCCTTCGTCGCCGCGTCGCGCCGTGCCAGCAGCTGTCCCGTCAGGAACGCCGTCACCGAGGCGATCACGATCAGGGGCGTCTGGCTGTGTGCGCCGGGGCCGAGCAGCAGGAGCGCCAGCACCGCCGCCGTCAGCGGCAGCCCGGTCACCACCGCCGCGGCGGCCGCGACACCGAGCGCCAGGCCCGCCGTGACGCCGAGCCCGGGCAGCCCCGCGCACGCGATGCCGACGGCGGCTCCCAGCAGCACGGAGGGGAAGATCGGACCGCCCCGCAGGCTGCCGAGACAGATGCCCCACGCCACGCCCTTGAATACGACCAGGGCGATCAGGGCGGACACCGGCCAGGCGTGCGGGTCCTCGGCGAGCACGGCGAGTGTGGCCTGCCCGGACAGTGCCGCCTCTTCGGGGGAGCGTCCGGTGACCAGCGCGTACACGGCGATGCATCCACCGGCCGCCACGGCACAGGCCACCGTGCGCACCGCCGTCTGCCGGCCGGTCCACGTCAGCACCCGTCGTCCCAGGCCGCGCCCGGCGGTCAGCAGGACGCCGATCAGGACCGCGGCGGGGACGCCCCACAGGAAGTCACCGGCGTCGGGGTCGACGTCCGGGGGCACGGTCGGAAGGCTGAGCGCCCCGATCGTCAGCCCGGTCCAGTTGCCGAAGCCGGTGAACACCAGGGCCCCGGCGGCGCTGGCGAGCAGGCAGGGCAGCAGCAGCGCCACCATCTGGGCCCCCGCGAGGCCCGCGGCCTCGATCACCATGATCGCGGCGACGAGCGGGTTGCCGAGGATCGTCGCGATCGCCGCCGTCGACCCGGTGGTGGCGATCACCAGCGACGCCTTCGGATCGGGTGTCGCCCGCAGGGCCCGCACCGCGAGCAGCGCCAGCGCGCTGCCCACGGCCATCAGCGGCGCCTCCGGGCCGAGCACCACGCCCAGCGGCAGGGTGGTGAGGGCGACCAGTGCCGTACCCGGCAGCTGTTTCGGCCCGATCGGATCGCCGCCAAGGCCGTGCACCGGGACGTGGCCGCCCGCCCCCGGCGTCCGTGTGATGATCGGCGCCGCGATGAGACCGGCGAGGGTCAGGGCGGGCAGCGGCCACCACCACGGCGCCCGGTCGTGGCCGAGCGCCTCGGGCAGCGACTCCCACACCCAGTGCTGCAGTTCGTGCTGGAAGCCGACGAAGAAGAAGCAGGCGAGGGAGATCGGTGCGCCGAGCAGGACCGACAGCAGCAGCAGCCGCAGATAGCCGCGGCTGATCACGGTCCGGCGCAGTGTGGACGCCTCGGCCGGCGGGGTCACGCCCGGACCGCCCCGTCGAGCAGGCGCCGCGGCGCGCGGCCGGGCGATGTCCGAGCGCTCATCAGGGCCACGCTCACCCTCCAGTGGTTCGCCGTCCGTCGGGCGCCGGTCGACCGCCCTCGTACACGATGCACTCGCCGACCCGGCAAATCGGGCGTACGCGGCGTCGTGTCGTCCTGCGGTCCGGCCCCGGGCGGGCCGAGACGCGGCGGCGGTTCGCGAAGCGCGGCTCGGTGCCGGAGCGGACGCCGGGGGAGTCGCGGCGCAGCCCTTTTCCGTCCTGGAGTGATTCGATCGCTGCTCCGCCCGTCGGACTGAGCAGTGCTACGAACCGATGGTTCAGCCCAGGGGAGTCGGTGGTTGCACGGCTCCCCAATGCCTCCCCCATGCCAACCCCGGACATCGGACGGCCGAATCCGTCCGCGGTGCGGCAAGGCGTCGGTTTTGAGGGCGCATGCGGGTGGGGGACATCAGACTGCGGGCTCAGGGGTGTGCGTGACTCCTGGCCGGGACGGTTCACGCCCTGCGGGCTCCGGGCGTTCGACGGTCTCGGAGGCGACAGGCACTCGGCGCGACACGCAACGCAGGTCAGGCCCGGTAGATTTCTCCCAGCGAGGGCCGACTGCCTGCACACTGGGCGCGGAGTGGCGCGGTTGCCGCAGCAAGTTTGCCTATCAGGTGAGACTCTTGCGGCGTGCGCGCAGGGAGTAGGCCGACCGGCCCGCCCGGCCTGCCACTCTTCGACCAGCCGCCGCTCGTCGCGATGACCCAGCCCTTCTGCTCCTTCATCTGCGCGGCGAAGGTATGTCGGTCGTTGATGGAGCAGCCGCAACTGAGGATTACGTCGATGTCGAGCTACTGGTTGCGA
It encodes the following:
- a CDS encoding PucR family transcriptional regulator; amino-acid sequence: MVARELPDTYLEGFAEILAEVGRTGRRLTRDEVDGRRALGEQAASSGHGLRSLVISHLAATRVGWPVTTAPDRVLAAVEQAVDAFAEGYERAQRLAVRKEEAARREFIDDLLHGRSDPGRIVQRAERFGLRLAHAHAVGVAEGVEPYDDTHPVTRTVEAALFARFGDRRLLLTTKDDRIICVVPGDQDEVVKYFAKQAYAATGGQAAIGRPHSGAGGVVRSYEEALNALDLAKRVGLDEPVLFAADLLVYPVLARDREAMADLVRNALGPLREARGGAEPLLETLHAYFDAGCVSAQAARRLNLSVRALTYRLDRIHRLTGTDPANPQHRFTLQTAAVGARLLDWPAKEL
- a CDS encoding TerD family protein; the encoded protein is MGVSLSKGGNVSLTKEAPGLTAVVVGLGWDVRTTTGTDFDLDASALLVDASGKVLSDGHFVFFNNLKSPDGSVEHTGDNLTGEGEGDDEQIKVNLAGVAPEVDKIVFPVSIHEGESRGQSFGQVRNAFIRVVNQADNNELARYDLSEDASTETAMVFGELYRNGAEWKFRAVGQGYASGLRGIAQDFGVNI
- a CDS encoding ABC transporter permease, which gives rise to MKLRRAAVRPVAGGRTRTPLLLAVPALLAVALLVLPLAGVLVRTEWDELGAHLTDPATTEALRLSLVVSFWALGLSLVLGVPLAWLLARVPFPGKAVVRSLVLLPMVLPPTVGGVALLLAFGRRGLLGPWLEDTFGVTLPFHTSGAVLAATFVAMPFLVISLEGALGGLRPRYEETAASLGASPVRVFFTVTLPMVAPGLLAGAALTWARALGEFGATITFAGNLPGTTQTLPLQVFLLLQERPEAATSVSLLLLVIAMAVLVALRGRWTGTPRERTSGRTPPADTEPGPEREATAAGAPEERAAARDGGWGLEAAFTGFNELALEAGPGTTIAVVGPNGAGKTTLLRALLGLTTRSRARLRLGEEDVSALPPHRRGVAWVPQDGALFPHLTALSNTAYGLRAQGVARAEARRSAQRWLDRLGVGHLAGRRPSQLSGGQAGRVALARALATRPRLLLLDEPLAALDQTTRARVRHELRTHLVTFGGVCLIVTHDPVEAVSLADRVLVLDEGRAVQDAPPAEVTRHPRSPWVARMLGRNAWAGTATAHGLDLAGGGALVAAEPPPVGASALAIIAPEAVSLHRERPGGSPRNVWPGVVREVTASGSRLRVLVGSEQVPDLVAEVTPEAAAELGLADGVPVWAGVKATEVMTVTL
- a CDS encoding TOBE domain-containing protein, with the translated sequence MQSYTIGQAARLLGVSPDTARRWADAGRVATHRDEGGRRLIDGRDLAAFSIEVGQSGAVEDEAPYTTARNAFPGIVTAVKLGDVAAQVEIQAGPHRLVSLLTREAVEELGLEVGMQATARVKSTNVHIDRT
- a CDS encoding chloride channel protein; translation: MTPPAEASTLRRTVISRGYLRLLLLSVLLGAPISLACFFFVGFQHELQHWVWESLPEALGHDRAPWWWPLPALTLAGLIAAPIITRTPGAGGHVPVHGLGGDPIGPKQLPGTALVALTTLPLGVVLGPEAPLMAVGSALALLAVRALRATPDPKASLVIATTGSTAAIATILGNPLVAAIMVIEAAGLAGAQMVALLLPCLLASAAGALVFTGFGNWTGLTIGALSLPTVPPDVDPDAGDFLWGVPAAVLIGVLLTAGRGLGRRVLTWTGRQTAVRTVACAVAAGGCIAVYALVTGRSPEEAALSGQATLAVLAEDPHAWPVSALIALVVFKGVAWGICLGSLRGGPIFPSVLLGAAVGIACAGLPGLGVTAGLALGVAAAAAVVTGLPLTAAVLALLLLGPGAHSQTPLIVIASVTAFLTGQLLARRDAATKES